The following coding sequences are from one Treponema bryantii window:
- a CDS encoding 3-methyl-2-oxobutanoate dehydrogenase subunit VorB, whose translation MADKVLMKGNEAIGEAAVRAGCRYYFAYPITPQNEIPAYMAKRLPEVGGTFLQAESELAAINMVMGASAAGARCMTSSSSPGISLKQEGISYISGAQLPAVVVNMMRGGPGLGNISGAQGDYFQATRGGGNGDYHVVVIAPGTVQEMADCTLKAFEIADKYRVMCMILGDGYLGQMSEPCVLPDFVEKFPPKPWALTGKTPDRKQNKIMSLKLSGIDGELNAHTKALFANYQNIQDNETMSETFMCDDADVVLTGYGTCARVCKKAVKMLREQGIKAGLFRPITLWPFPQKELEAACAKAKKILTVEMSMGQMVQDVKLYSGHKVSDVDFYGEPGGIIPSVDAIIEKVKSYD comes from the coding sequence ATGGCAGATAAAGTATTGATGAAAGGAAACGAGGCGATAGGTGAGGCTGCAGTTAGAGCCGGCTGCCGCTATTACTTTGCATATCCTATCACTCCTCAGAATGAAATTCCGGCTTACATGGCAAAGCGTCTTCCAGAAGTTGGAGGAACTTTCCTTCAGGCAGAATCAGAGCTTGCCGCTATCAACATGGTAATGGGTGCTTCTGCTGCAGGTGCACGATGTATGACATCATCTTCTTCTCCTGGAATCTCTTTGAAGCAGGAAGGAATCTCATATATTTCCGGAGCTCAACTTCCAGCAGTTGTTGTAAACATGATGCGCGGAGGACCTGGACTTGGAAATATTTCCGGTGCTCAGGGAGACTACTTCCAGGCAACACGCGGTGGTGGAAACGGTGACTATCATGTTGTAGTTATCGCTCCAGGTACTGTTCAGGAAATGGCAGACTGCACACTCAAGGCTTTTGAGATCGCAGACAAGTACCGCGTTATGTGTATGATTCTTGGAGACGGATACCTTGGACAGATGTCTGAACCTTGTGTACTTCCAGACTTTGTAGAAAAGTTCCCTCCAAAGCCTTGGGCTCTTACAGGTAAAACTCCAGACCGCAAACAGAACAAGATTATGTCTCTTAAGCTTTCTGGAATTGACGGTGAGCTCAACGCACACACAAAGGCACTCTTTGCTAACTATCAGAATATTCAGGACAACGAAACAATGTCAGAAACATTTATGTGTGATGACGCAGACGTTGTTCTTACAGGATACGGAACTTGTGCACGTGTTTGTAAGAAGGCCGTAAAGATGCTTCGCGAACAGGGTATCAAGGCTGGTCTTTTCCGTCCTATCACTTTGTGGCCATTCCCACAGAAGGAACTCGAAGCAGCATGTGCTAAAGCAAAGAAAATCCTTACTGTAGAAATGTCTATGGGACAGATGGTTCAGGATGTTAAGCTTTATTCAGGTCACAAAGTAAGTGACGTTGATTTCTACGGAGAGCCGGGTGGAATCATTCCTTCGGTTGATGCAATTATTGAGAAGGTAAAGAGCTATGACTAA
- a CDS encoding OmpA family protein, protein MKLPGLSRIKKVGFVLIIINLSLTFLLTGQSAITHPLGELSPDSDEVISYKGSRNYKFTERSDLRVYQNGKYVGLQSKIVSAFIIPGWTDKGLVYEGDFFVDQDTNRNKTQVALGIHEAIPSSFLINDDGNLTMLVDNGYPSFRSFPAYSAHKLKKGDVWEAKAIRAVDPLSKGIITKMPIYVQYIYTGDDVYNGEPVYLISAQWATRYNMGGTTMYVDWGGDKELSYAQGSHKATVIVSKQTGAAFVIRDNVDETFVYTDGNKYQFKGTISLFTEYPPAIDRSKLIAALKHMELLDDDEAENLLQRPIYEQLKKKLEENQTNKTAPITVDNTEAGIRLTIQNLQFKADSAQLLPGEEKRLDQIAEILKLAEGAQFMIEGHTADTGYEAGELMLSKERAYSIADALSKRGISKERFICKGSGSKKPIASNDTAEGKALNRRVEITILD, encoded by the coding sequence ATGAAACTTCCTGGATTGTCCCGAATTAAAAAGGTCGGGTTTGTTCTTATCATCATAAATCTTAGTCTTACATTTTTACTTACGGGGCAATCTGCAATCACTCATCCGCTGGGAGAGCTTTCACCAGATTCAGATGAAGTGATTTCTTATAAGGGAAGCCGAAATTATAAATTTACAGAACGCAGTGATTTACGTGTTTATCAGAATGGAAAATATGTGGGGCTGCAAAGTAAAATCGTTTCTGCGTTTATTATTCCAGGCTGGACAGATAAAGGTCTCGTCTATGAAGGAGACTTTTTTGTAGATCAGGATACAAACCGAAACAAAACACAGGTTGCGCTTGGTATTCATGAAGCAATTCCTTCTTCTTTTCTTATAAATGATGATGGCAATTTGACAATGCTTGTTGATAACGGATATCCAAGTTTCAGAAGTTTTCCGGCTTATTCTGCCCATAAACTCAAAAAGGGTGATGTTTGGGAAGCAAAAGCAATCAGAGCTGTTGATCCTCTTTCTAAAGGCATAATCACAAAAATGCCGATTTACGTTCAATATATTTATACCGGCGATGACGTTTATAATGGAGAACCGGTATATCTTATTTCCGCTCAGTGGGCGACCCGTTACAATATGGGTGGAACGACAATGTATGTTGACTGGGGAGGAGATAAAGAACTTTCCTATGCTCAGGGCAGTCATAAAGCAACAGTTATCGTAAGCAAACAGACAGGAGCTGCTTTTGTTATCCGTGATAACGTGGATGAAACTTTTGTTTATACTGATGGAAATAAATATCAGTTTAAAGGAACTATTTCTCTGTTCACTGAATATCCGCCGGCAATAGACAGAAGCAAGCTGATTGCGGCTCTTAAGCATATGGAACTTCTGGATGATGATGAGGCGGAAAATTTACTGCAACGACCGATTTATGAACAACTGAAAAAAAAGCTTGAAGAAAATCAAACAAATAAAACAGCTCCAATTACAGTAGACAACACTGAAGCTGGAATCCGCCTTACAATTCAAAATCTTCAGTTTAAAGCAGATAGTGCACAGCTTCTTCCCGGTGAAGAAAAACGACTTGATCAGATTGCTGAAATCCTGAAGCTCGCAGAAGGTGCTCAGTTTATGATTGAAGGACATACAGCTGATACTGGTTATGAAGCTGGTGAATTGATGCTCTCAAAGGAACGTGCTTATTCAATTGCTGATGCACTTTCTAAACGGGGAATCAGTAAAGAAAGATTTATCTGCAAGGGAAGTGGAAGTAAAAAACCGATTGCCTCAAACGATACTGCAGAGGGCAAAGCATTAAACAGACGCGTAGAAATTACTATATTAGATTGA
- a CDS encoding diaminobutyrate--2-oxoglutarate transaminase family protein, translating into MSEKGTNQYYITRQDSTESNARSYPRKFPFAIAKAKGSWVEDVEGNKYLDFLCGAGTLALGHNDDEVNKAMVDLIQSDAPLHTLDLTTPVKDEFVETILRHLPSELGNNAKIQFCSPSGTDATDAAIKLCKTATGRSSVISFAGGYHGMGQGPLACMGNLHAKTAVTGLMPDVHSFPYPYAYRDPFGLGGDAGVKAACNFFERTLKDPESGITKPACVILEPIQGEGGVIPAPVEFLQTVRRVTKELDIPLIVDEIQCGMGRSGKLFAFEYADIVPDVLLLSKAIGGSQPMAVVVYNKELDKWTAGAHAGTFRGNQLAMKAGTVLLNRVSQPDFLADVVRKGDLIRSNLRDLQKHVSIIGDVRGKGLMVGTEFVDPKGTPDCIGSLPASGEIAAAVQKMCFENGLIVEKGGRNGAVMRCLCALNITDEDLGKAWKIFEKCVLEIDKKYK; encoded by the coding sequence ATGTCGGAAAAAGGCACAAATCAGTATTACATTACCAGACAGGATTCCACAGAATCTAATGCCCGTAGCTACCCGCGAAAATTCCCATTCGCAATTGCTAAAGCCAAAGGCTCATGGGTTGAGGACGTAGAAGGAAACAAATATCTGGATTTTTTGTGTGGAGCGGGAACTTTAGCACTCGGCCACAATGATGACGAAGTAAACAAGGCGATGGTAGACCTGATTCAATCAGATGCACCACTTCATACCCTTGATTTAACCACCCCTGTAAAAGATGAATTCGTGGAAACGATACTTCGCCATCTTCCTTCTGAATTAGGAAATAATGCGAAAATTCAATTCTGCTCACCATCAGGAACTGATGCAACAGACGCTGCAATTAAGCTCTGTAAAACTGCAACAGGCCGTTCATCTGTAATCTCCTTTGCCGGCGGTTACCATGGAATGGGACAAGGCCCACTTGCCTGCATGGGAAATCTCCATGCAAAAACTGCAGTTACTGGTCTTATGCCTGATGTACACAGCTTCCCTTACCCTTATGCTTACCGCGATCCATTTGGACTTGGCGGAGATGCCGGTGTAAAGGCAGCATGTAATTTCTTTGAGCGCACTCTTAAAGACCCTGAAAGCGGAATCACAAAACCAGCCTGCGTAATCCTTGAACCAATTCAGGGTGAAGGCGGTGTAATTCCAGCTCCTGTTGAGTTCCTTCAGACAGTACGTCGCGTAACAAAAGAACTCGACATCCCTCTTATTGTAGATGAAATTCAGTGCGGTATGGGACGCAGCGGAAAGCTTTTTGCTTTTGAATATGCTGATATCGTTCCTGATGTACTTTTACTTTCTAAAGCAATCGGCGGTTCACAGCCAATGGCAGTTGTAGTTTATAATAAAGAACTCGACAAGTGGACAGCCGGAGCACATGCAGGTACCTTCCGTGGTAACCAGCTTGCTATGAAGGCCGGAACAGTTCTTTTGAACCGTGTTTCACAGCCAGATTTCCTTGCTGATGTTGTTCGCAAAGGTGATTTGATTCGTTCTAATCTCCGCGACCTTCAGAAGCATGTAAGCATTATCGGTGATGTACGTGGTAAAGGACTTATGGTTGGAACTGAGTTTGTTGATCCAAAAGGAACTCCAGACTGCATCGGTTCTCTTCCTGCAAGCGGTGAAATTGCTGCTGCTGTACAGAAGATGTGCTTTGAAAACGGACTTATCGTAGAAAAAGGCGGCCGCAATGGTGCAGTTATGCGCTGTCTGTGTGCACTGAACATCACAGACGAAGATCTCGGCAAAGCCTGGAAGATTTTCGAGAAGTGTGTACTTGAGATTGATAAGAAATATAAATAA
- a CDS encoding aspartate aminotransferase family protein, producing the protein MQNLFLTSDKKARKEYNKLLKQTAKAVSDAFVNESAYSGPTPDELKEIVRQDSILPEHGLGWDKVFELTKEKVLPNLLRTPSTEYMPHLHGPSLLETIAAETIISTFNQSMDSWDQSPVATEIEVETIRHLCKLYGYDTSKADGVFTSGGSQSNQTALLLARDWFCNKHLNYDVKKYGLDEKCSKLRMYTSEISHFSMEKSCHIMGLGYKSVVKVPVDSRKKMDVSALRSLIEADIKAGNIPFLIVGTVGTTDFGSIDPLEELSQLAREHNMWLHADAAYGSGVIMSQKYSDRVKGLSLCDSITVDFHKMFLMPISCSAVLLKDGSSFDALTIHADYLNREEDEEDGYTNLVDKSMQTTRRFDALKVWMSFQTRGRDGWSKIITTSMENAAYLYSILRNDSDFAVITEPEISSVVFRYKGNDSLSGEDLDEINKKVRRTLIHEHGTIIGQTVSDGRVCLKFTLLNPRVTHEKLDELKELIKKLAIS; encoded by the coding sequence ATGCAAAACCTTTTTCTTACTTCAGATAAAAAAGCCAGGAAAGAATACAACAAACTCCTCAAGCAGACAGCAAAGGCTGTATCAGATGCTTTTGTAAACGAATCTGCCTATTCTGGACCTACTCCAGATGAGCTTAAAGAAATTGTCCGTCAGGATTCTATTCTTCCTGAGCATGGACTTGGCTGGGATAAGGTTTTTGAACTCACAAAAGAAAAGGTTCTTCCTAACCTTCTGCGTACTCCTTCTACTGAGTACATGCCTCACCTTCACGGTCCTTCACTTTTAGAAACAATTGCCGCAGAAACAATCATTTCTACTTTTAATCAGTCAATGGACAGCTGGGATCAGTCTCCTGTTGCTACAGAAATTGAAGTTGAAACAATCCGCCATCTGTGCAAACTTTACGGCTATGACACTTCAAAAGCCGATGGCGTATTTACCAGCGGCGGCAGCCAGTCTAATCAGACAGCACTTTTACTTGCCCGCGACTGGTTCTGCAATAAACACCTGAATTATGATGTCAAAAAATATGGACTTGATGAGAAATGTTCTAAACTCCGCATGTATACAAGCGAGATTTCACACTTCTCTATGGAAAAGTCATGCCATATTATGGGACTTGGTTATAAATCAGTCGTAAAAGTTCCTGTAGACAGCCGTAAAAAAATGGACGTTTCTGCCCTACGTTCCCTCATCGAAGCAGATATAAAAGCCGGAAATATTCCTTTCCTTATTGTTGGAACAGTAGGAACAACAGATTTCGGAAGTATTGACCCACTCGAGGAACTCAGCCAGCTTGCCCGTGAACACAACATGTGGCTTCATGCTGATGCTGCTTACGGCTCAGGTGTGATTATGAGTCAAAAATACAGCGACCGCGTAAAAGGACTTTCTCTCTGTGATTCTATCACGGTCGATTTCCATAAAATGTTCCTTATGCCAATTTCCTGCTCTGCAGTTCTTCTTAAGGATGGAAGCTCATTCGATGCCCTCACAATTCACGCAGATTACCTCAACCGCGAGGAAGATGAAGAAGACGGCTACACTAACCTCGTAGATAAATCTATGCAGACAACCCGCCGCTTTGATGCACTCAAAGTATGGATGAGTTTTCAGACAAGAGGCCGTGACGGCTGGAGTAAAATCATCACAACAAGCATGGAGAATGCTGCATACCTTTACAGCATTCTCCGTAACGATTCAGACTTTGCAGTAATTACAGAACCGGAAATCAGTTCAGTTGTATTCAGATATAAGGGAAATGACAGTCTTTCTGGTGAAGATCTCGACGAAATCAATAAAAAGGTTCGCCGTACTTTAATTCACGAGCACGGAACAATTATTGGTCAGACAGTAAGCGACGGCCGTGTTTGCCTTAAGTTTACACTCTTGAATCCGCGCGTGACTCACGAGAAACTGGATGAATTGAAGGAATTGATTAAAAAGCTCGCTATTTCTTAA
- a CDS encoding 2-oxoacid:acceptor oxidoreductase family protein, protein MTTEIIFAGFGGQGVILAGKILTLAGMSEDKYVSHIPSYGAEMRGGTANCSVIVSDEEVASPVIEKPDVVVALNKPSMTKFEKWLKPGGLLIYNSSLIDVEPSRKDIRTLALPANDMAAETNNARGANMVVLGCLAKVCPGMISGVKPFEFALDEAISARNKKFNPINIATIEAAYNKDYDIKG, encoded by the coding sequence ATGACAACAGAAATTATTTTTGCAGGATTCGGTGGACAGGGTGTTATCCTCGCCGGAAAAATCCTTACACTTGCCGGAATGAGCGAAGACAAATACGTTTCACACATTCCTTCATACGGTGCAGAAATGCGCGGTGGTACTGCCAACTGTTCTGTAATCGTTAGTGATGAAGAAGTTGCTTCACCAGTTATCGAAAAGCCGGATGTAGTAGTTGCTTTGAACAAGCCTTCTATGACTAAGTTTGAAAAGTGGCTCAAGCCGGGCGGACTTTTGATTTACAATTCTTCTTTGATTGATGTTGAACCAAGTCGCAAGGATATCAGAACTCTCGCATTGCCAGCAAACGACATGGCTGCTGAAACAAACAATGCCCGCGGTGCAAACATGGTTGTACTCGGATGTCTCGCGAAGGTTTGTCCTGGTATGATCAGCGGAGTAAAGCCTTTCGAGTTCGCATTGGACGAAGCAATCTCTGCACGCAACAAGAAGTTCAATCCGATTAACATTGCTACAATTGAAGCAGCCTATAATAAAGACTACGACATTAAGGGTTAA
- a CDS encoding 4Fe-4S dicluster domain-containing protein, with translation MAKGRPLINVERCKGCGLCIRVCPKKILEMSKETNGQGVNYPVCNDEASCIACSMCATMCPDCVIEIEAE, from the coding sequence ATGGCAAAAGGTAGACCTTTAATCAACGTTGAGCGTTGTAAGGGCTGTGGACTATGTATCCGCGTCTGCCCAAAAAAGATTCTTGAAATGTCAAAAGAAACAAACGGACAGGGCGTTAATTACCCTGTATGTAACGACGAGGCAAGCTGTATTGCCTGCAGTATGTGTGCAACAATGTGCCCGGACTGCGTAATTGAAATCGAGGCAGAATAA
- a CDS encoding alpha-amylase/4-alpha-glucanotransferase domain-containing protein — MGSIYVSFIVKSVPVCTDNTELLEKSFQSIYKPIIKYLYSHPTFSLSFTFSGCQIQYFKKRKNELITILRELVDRKQVEILGGGYNDPLLPLLNSVDRNGQIDLLTSEIRQTFGKRPRGMTLFQDCWDSSLVNNIHTCGLEYVILSSSLVPESKRSFLPIFMSDLGKNVDIFLYYNDLVPDEEMLAEEFIYNVEKSVLKIEKKDTHLQLDADRIVAITLTPKQAAKLNESKWFERLGKYIDENKDGRVKLTTLNNYRTNGMKMKIPSYIPVGISDEVAQIIQNASNDSKNKFPSTIYDFMYSYSASRKLYNRMMYTSLLVNQYKADKMRKKTAREKLWQAQNGMSILSTSSEPIKNSLYRQQAYKYLTDAEKMLRGDGNFNESVTCFDYDNDGIEEYVCRMEQYFAYISLAGGSVPELDVIKDSCNYADNLQRTFEFDGCDDEYDRGFFIDHLFTPAQLDLYIRGEPAGDGVFSRIQYSQLKYSGQHHEVQLCARAVWKPTGQTVYLRKKYVINSTGMYVQYIIKNESDKPLVAKFAVESNLCDIAYLTEKKCGFSIETVDNGEVVVLDSEKSSLELNKKDKLNNVQLVRLSDKPNGISFVFEPNEKCHYCFTPIKYNRPGFDREKIEPVNLTYASSLYWDINIEPGRETEKSINFTIIPVKKIKK, encoded by the coding sequence ATGGGTTCAATATACGTCAGCTTCATTGTAAAATCAGTACCAGTATGCACAGATAATACTGAGCTATTAGAAAAAAGCTTCCAGTCTATTTATAAGCCGATTATTAAATATTTATATTCTCATCCTACATTCTCCCTGTCATTTACCTTTTCAGGCTGTCAGATTCAATACTTCAAAAAAAGAAAAAATGAACTCATAACAATTCTGCGTGAACTTGTTGACCGTAAACAGGTTGAAATACTTGGTGGTGGTTATAATGATCCGCTGTTACCATTATTAAACTCAGTTGACCGTAATGGACAGATAGACCTTCTGACTTCTGAAATCAGACAGACTTTTGGAAAACGTCCGCGTGGAATGACTCTTTTCCAGGACTGCTGGGATTCTTCTCTCGTAAATAATATTCATACCTGTGGACTTGAATATGTAATTTTGAGCAGTTCTCTTGTTCCAGAATCTAAACGTTCTTTCCTTCCTATTTTTATGAGCGATCTTGGAAAGAATGTTGATATTTTCCTTTATTATAATGATCTTGTTCCAGACGAAGAAATGCTCGCTGAAGAGTTTATATACAACGTTGAAAAATCTGTTTTAAAGATAGAAAAGAAGGATACTCATCTTCAGCTTGATGCAGACAGAATTGTTGCAATTACACTTACTCCAAAACAAGCCGCTAAATTGAATGAATCAAAATGGTTTGAGCGTTTGGGAAAATATATTGATGAAAATAAAGATGGTCGTGTAAAACTGACAACTTTAAATAATTATAGAACCAACGGAATGAAGATGAAAATTCCATCATATATTCCAGTGGGTATAAGTGATGAGGTTGCTCAGATTATTCAAAACGCTTCTAACGATTCAAAGAATAAATTCCCTTCTACGATTTATGATTTCATGTATTCATATTCTGCAAGCAGAAAACTTTATAACAGAATGATGTATACAAGTCTTCTCGTAAATCAATATAAAGCAGATAAGATGCGTAAAAAGACTGCCCGTGAAAAATTGTGGCAGGCACAGAACGGTATGTCTATTTTAAGTACATCTTCTGAACCAATTAAGAATTCTCTTTATAGACAGCAGGCTTATAAATATCTTACAGATGCCGAGAAAATGCTTCGTGGAGACGGAAACTTTAACGAATCTGTTACCTGTTTTGATTACGACAATGATGGTATTGAAGAATATGTCTGCCGTATGGAACAGTATTTTGCATATATTTCTCTTGCCGGTGGAAGCGTTCCGGAACTTGATGTTATAAAAGATTCCTGTAATTATGCAGATAATCTTCAGAGGACTTTTGAGTTTGATGGTTGTGATGACGAGTATGACAGAGGCTTCTTTATTGATCATCTGTTTACACCAGCTCAGCTTGATTTATATATTCGCGGCGAACCTGCAGGTGACGGGGTATTCTCACGTATTCAATATTCTCAATTGAAATATTCTGGACAGCACCATGAAGTTCAGCTTTGTGCAAGAGCTGTATGGAAACCAACAGGACAGACTGTTTATCTTAGAAAGAAATATGTGATTAACTCTACAGGAATGTATGTTCAGTACATTATAAAAAATGAAAGCGATAAACCTCTTGTTGCTAAATTTGCTGTAGAATCTAATCTCTGTGATATAGCATATCTTACTGAAAAGAAATGCGGTTTTAGTATTGAAACTGTTGATAATGGGGAAGTTGTTGTTCTTGATAGTGAAAAATCTTCACTGGAATTAAATAAAAAGGATAAGCTTAATAATGTTCAGTTAGTAAGACTTTCTGATAAACCAAACGGCATTTCCTTTGTATTTGAACCTAATGAAAAATGCCACTACTGTTTTACTCCAATAAAATACAACAGACCAGGCTTTGATCGTGAAAAGATTGAACCTGTAAATCTGACTTATGCTTCGTCTTTATACTGGGACATCAACATTGAACCAGGCCGGGAAACCGAAAAGAGCATTAACTTTACGATTATCCCGGTTAAGAAGATTAAGAAATAG
- a CDS encoding HD domain-containing protein → MTDNEKQELYTEVNELLDIYNEFSPCQPDGKSVIEAVKPCITEMIDYIMKDATEAASMKDWLDRTDFWTAPASTRFHGNFKGGLSLHTLMVIKQSLEFAHTVLENFYTSPEATNYTVRAYDIFIAALCHDFCKTGFYGVEYRNTKDITGNWIKQPFYKTLNDNRNLGHGNESVLMMIEILPSIINNRMVIEAVSRHMGFSDLTDTEMFNYSNFLQNPLVILLQLADQTAAQWFGM, encoded by the coding sequence ATGACAGATAACGAAAAACAAGAACTTTATACAGAAGTAAATGAACTCCTCGACATCTACAATGAATTTTCACCTTGCCAGCCTGATGGTAAAAGTGTGATTGAAGCAGTAAAACCATGTATCACAGAAATGATAGATTACATAATGAAAGATGCAACTGAAGCTGCAAGCATGAAAGACTGGCTTGACCGTACAGACTTCTGGACAGCACCTGCATCAACAAGATTCCACGGAAACTTTAAAGGCGGTCTTAGCCTTCATACTTTGATGGTAATCAAGCAGTCTCTTGAGTTTGCTCATACTGTGCTTGAAAACTTTTATACTTCTCCTGAAGCTACAAATTATACAGTTCGTGCTTATGATATTTTTATTGCAGCACTTTGTCATGATTTCTGTAAGACCGGTTTTTACGGGGTAGAGTACCGTAACACAAAAGACATCACCGGCAACTGGATAAAACAGCCTTTCTATAAAACACTGAACGATAACCGTAATCTTGGTCATGGAAACGAATCTGTTTTGATGATGATTGAGATTTTACCTTCTATCATAAATAACAGAATGGTAATTGAAGCTGTAAGCCGCCACATGGGCTTTTCTGATTTAACAGATACAGAAATGTTCAATTACTCAAACTTCCTGCAGAACCCGCTGGTTATTCTCTTGCAGCTGGCAGATCAGACTGCTGCGCAGTGGTTTGGAATGTAG
- a CDS encoding thiamine pyrophosphate-dependent enzyme yields MTKKYEFPKSMNDVPTHYCGGCGHGIVHKLIAQVIDEMDIQQDVLLVAPVGCAVYAYNYINVDSCEAAHGRAPAVATGMKRVHPDKLVISYQGDGDLLAIGTGETVHAANRGENITVIFINNAIYGMTGGQMAPTSLVGQVTKTTPFGRNADEVGYPIRACELLNTLVEPKYIERCAVYDVPHINKTKAAIKKALTYQKEGKGYSFVEVLSMCPTNWGVAPTVAADWVKDQMEPYYPLGVFRDIPAGNAPEAATPVAGVVTK; encoded by the coding sequence ATGACTAAGAAATATGAATTTCCAAAATCAATGAATGACGTACCAACACACTACTGTGGTGGTTGTGGTCATGGAATCGTACACAAACTGATTGCACAGGTAATCGATGAAATGGATATCCAGCAGGATGTACTTCTTGTTGCTCCAGTAGGCTGTGCAGTTTACGCTTACAATTATATTAACGTTGACTCTTGTGAAGCTGCTCACGGACGTGCTCCTGCAGTTGCAACAGGTATGAAGCGTGTTCATCCGGATAAGCTTGTTATCAGCTATCAGGGTGATGGTGACCTTCTTGCTATAGGTACTGGTGAAACAGTTCACGCTGCAAACCGCGGTGAGAACATCACAGTAATCTTTATCAACAATGCTATCTACGGTATGACTGGTGGTCAGATGGCTCCTACATCTCTTGTAGGTCAGGTTACAAAAACAACTCCATTCGGACGTAATGCTGATGAAGTTGGATATCCAATCCGTGCCTGCGAACTTTTGAACACTCTTGTTGAACCAAAGTATATTGAGCGCTGTGCTGTTTATGATGTTCCACACATCAACAAAACAAAGGCAGCAATTAAAAAGGCTCTTACATATCAGAAAGAAGGAAAGGGCTACAGCTTTGTAGAAGTTCTTTCTATGTGTCCTACAAACTGGGGCGTTGCACCAACTGTTGCCGCTGACTGGGTAAAGGATCAGATGGAGCCATATTATCCTCTTGGAGTATTCCGAGACATTCCTGCTGGTAATGCACCTGAAGCAGCAACTCCAGTTGCCGGCGTAGTAACAAAGTAG
- a CDS encoding lactate utilization protein: protein MLEPLKKRNDLAGPKVVEALKKRHFEAYYISDSKDVAAKVLELIPADHSVSWGGTMTVDALGIKKMLADKGYKIIDRATAKSPEESEELMHQALNCGTFLMSSNAITETGELFNIDGKGNRVAALCYGPKNILIIAGMNKIVKDMDAAYSRVRNYAAPVNNQRFPDSKAPCSLTGECANCLSPDSICCQFVETRMCRPEGRIKIILVGEDLGI from the coding sequence ATGTTAGAACCTTTGAAAAAACGAAATGATTTGGCTGGGCCTAAGGTTGTTGAGGCGCTTAAAAAACGACATTTTGAGGCTTATTATATTTCTGACAGTAAAGATGTTGCGGCTAAGGTGCTGGAGCTTATTCCTGCTGATCACTCGGTAAGCTGGGGTGGAACTATGACTGTTGATGCCCTTGGAATCAAAAAAATGCTGGCAGATAAAGGCTATAAAATTATTGACCGTGCAACTGCAAAAAGTCCTGAAGAAAGCGAAGAACTTATGCATCAGGCTTTGAATTGCGGTACCTTCCTTATGAGTTCTAATGCTATTACAGAAACTGGTGAACTCTTTAATATTGACGGAAAGGGAAATCGTGTTGCGGCTCTCTGTTATGGACCTAAAAATATTCTGATTATTGCCGGAATGAATAAAATCGTAAAGGATATGGATGCAGCTTATTCACGTGTAAGAAATTATGCCGCTCCTGTAAATAATCAGCGATTCCCAGACTCAAAAGCTCCTTGTTCACTTACTGGAGAATGTGCAAACTGTCTGAGCCCGGATTCTATCTGCTGTCAGTTTGTAGAAACCCGCATGTGTCGACCTGAAGGACGTATTAAGATTATTCTTGTTGGCGAGGATCTTGGTATCTAA